One segment of Desulfosudis oleivorans Hxd3 DNA contains the following:
- a CDS encoding efflux RND transporter periplasmic adaptor subunit — translation MTLKKTNILLLILSVMATAGGAWYFFYSPATKPAKDFVLEEILPEVGTIAVTISTTGVVKPKNRLEIKPAINGRIEEIRVREGDHVKQGQVVARMSSTERAALLDAALGQGESMDYWQDVYKATPLMSPIDGEVIVRAVEPGQTVTTQDAVIVLSDRLIVGAQMDETDIGMVRPGQKAVISLDAYPNSAVAGVVDHIAYESTVVNNVTVYEVDILPGTLPDFFRSGMSANVDVTVKEQENALLVPVDALIEENGEKKLLVKPAGANTPVETVVSTGLANTEQVAITSGIDPDTVVVIRRQHYELPAGQTGGNPFSPFGSRKKPQGK, via the coding sequence ATGACCTTGAAAAAAACTAACATTCTCCTTCTGATCCTTTCGGTGATGGCAACAGCCGGCGGGGCCTGGTATTTTTTCTACTCCCCGGCCACAAAACCGGCCAAAGACTTTGTCCTGGAAGAAATTCTTCCGGAGGTGGGCACCATTGCCGTGACCATCTCCACCACAGGAGTGGTCAAGCCCAAAAACCGGCTGGAGATCAAGCCGGCCATCAACGGCCGGATTGAGGAGATACGGGTCCGCGAAGGCGATCATGTAAAGCAGGGCCAGGTGGTGGCCCGCATGAGCTCCACGGAGCGGGCCGCCCTGCTGGACGCGGCCCTGGGCCAGGGCGAATCCATGGATTACTGGCAGGACGTTTACAAGGCCACGCCCCTGATGTCACCCATCGACGGCGAAGTGATTGTCCGGGCCGTGGAGCCGGGCCAGACCGTGACCACCCAGGACGCGGTGATCGTGCTGTCCGACCGGCTGATCGTGGGCGCCCAGATGGATGAAACCGACATCGGCATGGTGCGGCCGGGCCAGAAGGCGGTGATCTCCCTGGACGCCTACCCCAACAGTGCCGTGGCGGGCGTGGTGGACCACATCGCCTACGAGTCCACAGTGGTCAACAATGTCACGGTCTACGAGGTGGATATCCTGCCCGGCACCCTGCCCGACTTTTTCCGTTCCGGCATGAGCGCCAATGTTGATGTCACGGTAAAAGAGCAGGAAAACGCCCTGCTGGTGCCGGTGGACGCCCTGATTGAGGAAAACGGTGAAAAGAAGCTTTTGGTCAAACCGGCCGGCGCCAACACCCCGGTGGAAACCGTTGTTTCCACCGGCCTTGCCAACACCGAACAGGTGGCCATCACCAGCGGCATCGACCCGGACACGGTTGTGGTGATCCGCCGGCAGCACTATGAACTGCCCGCCGGCCAGACCGGGGGAAACCCCTTTTCGCCGTTCGGGTCGCGGAAAAAACCCCAGGGCAAATGA